From Methylomonas sp. EFPC3, a single genomic window includes:
- a CDS encoding transposase, with translation MSNDKKHNRPKYSLEFKQDAAKLVLEKGYSQQQAADHLGISQSALGRWVRAERKPSANESAVKKSCLNLGDRDELIRLRKENEQLRMEREILKKAAVFFAKETE, from the coding sequence ATGAGTAACGACAAAAAACACAATCGGCCAAAATACAGCCTGGAATTCAAACAAGATGCCGCCAAACTGGTTCTGGAAAAAGGCTACAGCCAACAGCAGGCAGCCGATCATTTGGGCATATCGCAAAGCGCCCTAGGACGCTGGGTACGAGCGGAACGCAAGCCTTCGGCGAACGAATCGGCGGTAAAAAAGTCTTGTCTGAATCTGGGGGACCGTGACGAATTGATCCGCTTACGGAAGGAAAATGAACAGTTGCGAATGGAGCGCGAAATCTTAAAAAAGGCCGCAGTCTTCTTTGCGAAAGAAACCGAATAA
- a CDS encoding MerR family transcriptional regulator, producing MVSSSLLRLSQMVEAAIDSPSGLPGVPLLSLLEWLKLISYLGQYSDNAQPRKPGKLGNMHQLDTASALMRQASHLLDNWPDNFHALLIEIHCQAKREAKSTTRIRDTFGTLYHVLYTDLSDDCFQFLRDAFERYLHEHWAGVVNKRHRAFKPETIARHPRVTLKQAAKKAGVAPSTVRHFIRAEVIAGHQIELPSGRRLRSVDEQSLSEIAILAKGCITLDQAAKQLVLPKARVRELIAGGILKPLVSRVHGNAAAWLIPKQQVQALIFAGTESMHSPPTINVRYILKYWHLRDGEFITLVRALLGNQLKPVGKSAEPTPLGNIQLDEQQTWHWLAEMRYTEGASISVDQAAKRLGLKQQVVYDLVRLGLLTTIQDHLPGRRVTQASLDEFQATYISLAEYAKSVKRAPRWVLQTLPVQPVSGPLIDRSRQYFFRRSDLNGELNGNEASLIHTSSPKETE from the coding sequence GTGGTTAGTAGTTCATTATTGCGCCTCAGCCAGATGGTTGAGGCCGCGATTGATAGCCCATCAGGATTACCGGGCGTTCCGCTCCTGTCACTATTGGAATGGCTCAAACTGATCAGTTACCTGGGGCAGTATTCCGATAACGCTCAGCCCAGAAAGCCGGGAAAGCTCGGAAATATGCATCAACTGGATACAGCTTCGGCATTGATGCGGCAGGCAAGTCATTTACTGGATAATTGGCCGGACAATTTCCACGCCCTCTTGATTGAAATTCACTGTCAGGCGAAGCGTGAGGCAAAGAGTACTACACGCATCCGAGATACGTTTGGCACGCTGTACCATGTACTTTATACCGACCTATCAGATGATTGTTTCCAGTTTCTGCGCGACGCATTCGAGCGCTATTTACACGAGCATTGGGCAGGTGTCGTGAATAAACGCCACCGAGCGTTTAAGCCAGAGACGATTGCCAGACATCCCCGTGTGACTTTGAAACAAGCTGCCAAAAAAGCCGGCGTGGCACCGTCAACGGTTCGCCATTTCATTCGAGCTGAGGTCATCGCTGGGCATCAGATTGAATTGCCATCCGGTCGTAGACTGCGTTCAGTCGATGAGCAGAGCCTTAGTGAAATAGCGATTCTGGCAAAGGGATGTATCACTCTTGATCAAGCTGCCAAACAACTAGTGCTGCCGAAGGCCCGGGTCAGAGAATTAATAGCGGGTGGCATTTTGAAGCCGTTGGTCTCAAGAGTCCACGGCAATGCCGCTGCTTGGCTGATTCCGAAACAGCAAGTACAAGCATTGATTTTCGCAGGCACAGAATCGATGCACTCGCCACCGACAATAAACGTCAGATACATATTGAAGTATTGGCATCTGCGCGATGGAGAATTCATCACTTTAGTTCGGGCGCTTTTGGGAAACCAATTAAAACCAGTGGGCAAGTCGGCTGAGCCGACACCATTGGGAAATATCCAGCTTGATGAGCAACAAACTTGGCATTGGCTGGCGGAAATGCGCTACACCGAAGGTGCCAGTATTTCTGTGGATCAGGCAGCGAAGAGGCTAGGCTTGAAACAACAAGTGGTGTACGACTTGGTAAGGCTGGGGTTACTGACGACTATCCAAGATCATCTTCCTGGTCGGCGAGTCACGCAAGCAAGCCTCGACGAGTTTCAAGCTACTTATATTTCATTGGCTGAATATGCCAAATCAGTAAAACGGGCGCCGCGATGGGTATTGCAAACTCTGCCGGTGCAACCAGTTTCAGGACCTTTGATCGATCGCAGCCGGCAGTATTTTTTTCGTCGGTCTGACCTAAATGGTGAATTGAATGGCAATGAAGCCAGTTTGATTCACACGTCGTCTCCAAAAGAAACGGAGTAG
- a CDS encoding BglII/BstYI family type II restriction endonuclease gives MENGQDPELDNENSDKDHKTEANGSDDVSLCPGPNADYPADVDRYISAEVRALYDVYSYRHAAAILANSFPEELKEIEAALLAFRITKRDLGRSGGDETFISKRFSNILRPNGWVESRIQGDLLVRVQEFDEQVLANGKVHKVKRPDTKPRLIEAFTDRHKLDYVKGRVAFDFEWKSTRQNFDRDLHTFRAFHEFGLISAGILVTRSEKLKPPFDNANKLGDETVKASYGASTAWMGNLLHRLNAGLHEGCPILVFGITPKLIEDWEQT, from the coding sequence ATGGAAAACGGACAAGATCCAGAATTGGACAACGAAAATAGCGATAAAGACCATAAAACCGAAGCAAATGGATCGGACGATGTATCGCTCTGCCCCGGCCCCAATGCCGACTATCCGGCAGATGTTGACCGATATATTAGCGCCGAAGTACGTGCGCTGTATGACGTGTATAGCTACCGACACGCAGCGGCTATTTTGGCTAATTCCTTTCCGGAAGAATTGAAAGAAATTGAAGCGGCCTTGCTAGCCTTCCGTATTACGAAGCGAGACTTAGGAAGGTCCGGAGGCGACGAAACCTTTATATCTAAGAGATTTTCAAATATTTTACGTCCTAATGGATGGGTCGAATCACGGATTCAAGGCGATCTCTTAGTAAGGGTGCAGGAGTTCGATGAACAGGTTCTGGCTAACGGAAAAGTTCATAAAGTGAAACGCCCTGACACTAAACCTCGGTTGATCGAGGCTTTTACTGACAGGCATAAACTAGACTACGTAAAAGGTCGTGTTGCCTTTGATTTTGAATGGAAATCCACGAGACAAAACTTCGACCGGGATTTGCATACATTTCGGGCGTTCCACGAATTTGGACTGATTAGTGCCGGGATATTAGTAACACGTAGCGAGAAGTTGAAGCCTCCTTTTGACAACGCGAATAAATTGGGCGATGAAACCGTAAAAGCGAGTTACGGTGCCAGTACAGCCTGGATGGGCAATCTCCTACACCGGCTCAACGCCGGACTACATGAAGGTTGTCCAATTTTGGTATTCGGCATAACGCCAAAATTGATTGAAGATTGGGAACAAACATGA
- a CDS encoding GTPase, whose translation MNPSDEITKQLEVAAKAAKRALDHARPGQKDFLTALQHFEKQIGAAQVIAPTNANPIIREATETFSQRYNDLRGKLDGLSAKFADSLSKSLENFERDASYVTLMLFGRTRAGKSTTMEALTGGDGSTIGIGMQHTTREVRAYYFPSTDGKSPPDRPALRIVDTPGIEGFEGEALGEMAEEFIDRADHILFMLTDDKATDGELERFRTIRTQGKGVTVLLNVKTADEDLDLLIGRPELIFKADELDGHSRRICGQLERRLSMPKPRLIHIHSRAAWLGRSDAGLPEGLEEDDRHALVSNSRICDLEHRITEFIQTEALPARLAGPRTLLLSHLWPLKDMLRPFAGEFRQMMDTLEQLGKRLEISALEAQKKSVRRLPLIRSRFQAASDAIPGMIDEVIAAGGRGHALNTHWKQLLNTHAVLDAGTWFTEIAQQDFKSEFSEEMRSSTFDFQFVKVDDFDELLDDYHKLENDQRRNKYARIGLRTAGGTGAAALATWAVANWWNPTGWIAAVVVAGAGFTGEALARSVADDLDSSDKRALHEKRTAIIAKLNERIWNDHHRVHMACENWLDQTKALYIDTANQVMAPIHCAARDLWRSIVASLKHLDEVSDSINKGLIVDLFNALIPESTGGDVYVDSVARIPDYRTKVVIRTKPDQHKNVLAVCIGHKGERIRRIASAIGGERIDLVDGDADDEVRVLQALGLHNIHNACIKLSIQSGRRAAIVRFDREDQVAAAIGPKGANVRLARKLLGMDIVIENGK comes from the coding sequence ATGAATCCAAGTGATGAAATCACAAAGCAATTGGAAGTTGCTGCCAAGGCCGCTAAACGCGCACTTGATCATGCACGTCCAGGTCAAAAAGATTTCCTCACTGCCCTTCAGCACTTTGAAAAACAAATCGGTGCAGCCCAAGTAATAGCCCCAACTAACGCCAATCCGATTATTCGCGAAGCAACTGAGACCTTCAGTCAACGCTACAATGATTTGCGGGGTAAATTGGACGGCCTGTCGGCAAAGTTCGCGGATAGTTTGTCCAAGTCCTTAGAGAATTTTGAGCGCGATGCCTCCTACGTTACCTTAATGCTCTTTGGACGGACCAGGGCGGGCAAAAGCACCACCATGGAGGCCCTTACCGGTGGAGACGGCTCAACTATTGGTATCGGCATGCAGCATACTACTCGCGAAGTACGCGCGTATTACTTTCCAAGCACCGACGGCAAGAGCCCACCTGATAGGCCCGCCTTGCGAATTGTTGACACCCCGGGCATCGAGGGGTTTGAAGGTGAAGCTCTTGGCGAGATGGCTGAAGAGTTTATTGATCGCGCCGATCACATCTTGTTCATGCTTACGGACGACAAAGCAACGGATGGTGAGCTTGAGCGCTTCAGAACCATTCGTACTCAAGGAAAGGGTGTTACGGTCCTACTCAACGTTAAGACTGCAGACGAAGATTTGGATTTGCTAATTGGCCGACCGGAACTGATCTTCAAAGCAGATGAACTTGACGGCCATTCAAGGAGAATCTGTGGACAATTAGAGCGGCGTTTAAGCATGCCGAAACCTCGCTTGATTCACATACACTCAAGGGCCGCGTGGCTCGGGCGTTCTGATGCCGGTCTCCCCGAAGGATTAGAGGAAGACGATAGGCACGCTCTAGTGAGCAACAGCAGGATATGTGATCTAGAACACCGGATTACCGAATTTATCCAAACTGAAGCGTTACCGGCTCGGTTGGCTGGACCAAGAACGCTTCTTCTCAGCCACTTGTGGCCTCTGAAAGACATGCTTCGCCCCTTTGCTGGGGAGTTCCGCCAAATGATGGATACACTCGAGCAGCTGGGAAAACGGCTCGAGATAAGCGCTCTGGAAGCACAGAAGAAGTCTGTACGGCGATTACCTTTAATACGCTCGCGGTTTCAAGCTGCAAGCGACGCTATTCCAGGAATGATCGACGAGGTCATTGCGGCAGGCGGTCGAGGCCATGCCCTCAACACACACTGGAAACAGCTCCTAAACACACATGCTGTATTGGATGCAGGGACGTGGTTCACCGAGATCGCTCAGCAGGACTTCAAATCAGAGTTTTCAGAGGAAATGCGTTCATCAACATTTGACTTCCAATTCGTTAAAGTTGATGACTTTGATGAGCTGCTTGATGACTACCACAAATTGGAGAACGACCAGCGTCGAAACAAATACGCGAGAATCGGGTTGCGAACTGCTGGCGGCACTGGTGCAGCTGCGCTAGCAACATGGGCAGTTGCAAACTGGTGGAATCCTACGGGTTGGATTGCTGCAGTGGTTGTTGCGGGTGCAGGGTTCACTGGTGAGGCACTCGCAAGATCGGTTGCAGACGATTTAGACAGCTCCGACAAACGAGCTCTGCATGAAAAACGCACAGCAATCATCGCAAAGCTCAATGAACGTATTTGGAATGATCATCATCGGGTTCATATGGCATGTGAAAATTGGCTAGACCAGACAAAGGCACTCTATATTGATACTGCAAATCAGGTGATGGCACCAATACATTGTGCAGCACGTGATCTTTGGCGTTCCATTGTTGCCAGTCTTAAACATCTGGACGAGGTGTCGGATTCTATCAACAAGGGACTCATTGTTGATCTTTTCAATGCACTTATTCCAGAGAGTACTGGTGGCGATGTGTATGTTGATTCAGTGGCGCGCATACCCGACTATCGAACAAAGGTCGTGATTCGTACTAAGCCTGATCAACATAAAAATGTATTAGCGGTATGCATTGGTCATAAAGGTGAGCGAATCCGGCGGATAGCAAGCGCAATAGGGGGAGAGCGCATTGACTTAGTCGATGGCGATGCCGATGATGAAGTGCGTGTTTTGCAGGCACTTGGACTACATAATATTCACAATGCCTGTATCAAGCTGTCCATACAATCAGGTCGAAGAGCCGCTATCGTTCGGTTTGATCGTGAAGATCAAGTCGCAGCGGCGATTGGCCCGAAAGGCGCAAATGTTCGACTTGCTCGCAAGTTACTTGGCATGGATATTGTGATTGAAAACGGGAAGTAA
- a CDS encoding GTPase: MKLAYSTYFKELNHVVKDAESLIAGLDIPEAARQLERLEEARELIGTETPLRLVLLGEFSAGKSSLISALTGADVKIDADVCTDTISEYSWQGLTLVDTPGIQAQGVETDHDRIAREATVKADLVLFVITNELFNPRLAAYLKYVLDDTGLGLAKKAAIVVNKIDRETNPTEILLGQIQKVLGPHLDVPIYFCASSKFTQAKGMTEELRTRFIRQSRINELVYGINQFVDDAGTLGRLTTPLQIVAEMTDLLQAEVADSEDDKNRLELLRRQKKVLQDLQLRLLEIRKNWKQQIYSTILRQAEPAAQQIDDSTNEQGFISLFESGMANIAGEVSSIYDGVQFDLAQALSETENKLEELGHSQLAKEVELGSTQRAERIKATADGNHAKGQAYVAKFTKFCIDQPLLKASLEEAAKNAKNLRDIVYSVGKAFGKKFRPWEAVKTGQWLGLKTAEWAGKAQKALPFIGIALDLYLQYREEEAKEEKARYFASLRMSLRNVFAEQAKLEAEALEAGVVKVSEGPVAEALASLDSAAEEVSNSDIKNAVMAKKIAALRERCTHLRTQIMGGVRLETSES, translated from the coding sequence ATGAAATTGGCTTATTCAACATATTTTAAAGAACTGAACCATGTGGTTAAGGACGCAGAGAGCCTTATTGCAGGCTTGGATATTCCAGAAGCAGCACGGCAATTAGAAAGGCTTGAGGAGGCTCGTGAGCTTATAGGAACTGAAACTCCGTTGCGCTTGGTTTTATTGGGCGAATTCAGTGCTGGAAAATCCTCATTGATTAGCGCTCTAACCGGAGCGGACGTGAAAATCGATGCAGACGTTTGTACTGATACCATTTCGGAATATTCATGGCAGGGATTAACGCTAGTCGATACTCCTGGCATACAAGCTCAAGGTGTCGAAACCGATCATGACCGAATTGCTCGCGAAGCAACGGTCAAAGCCGATCTTGTTTTGTTCGTCATTACGAATGAGTTATTCAATCCGCGATTAGCGGCCTATCTGAAATACGTCCTCGACGATACTGGTTTAGGGCTAGCTAAAAAAGCAGCCATTGTCGTTAACAAGATTGACAGAGAGACGAATCCAACGGAAATCTTATTAGGACAAATTCAAAAGGTGCTTGGTCCGCATCTTGATGTCCCTATTTATTTTTGTGCGTCCTCGAAGTTCACTCAGGCAAAGGGTATGACCGAAGAGTTGCGCACACGGTTTATAAGACAAAGTCGGATTAACGAACTCGTTTATGGCATAAATCAATTTGTTGACGACGCAGGAACATTGGGACGACTCACCACACCTTTGCAGATCGTTGCTGAAATGACTGATCTGTTGCAGGCCGAAGTGGCTGATTCCGAGGACGACAAAAACCGACTCGAGCTATTACGCAGACAAAAAAAAGTTCTCCAAGACTTGCAGTTACGTCTCCTGGAAATTAGAAAAAATTGGAAACAGCAAATCTATTCAACCATCTTGCGCCAGGCTGAACCTGCGGCTCAGCAAATCGACGATTCTACCAACGAACAAGGGTTTATTAGTCTCTTTGAGTCAGGTATGGCTAATATTGCTGGTGAAGTCAGCAGTATTTACGATGGCGTTCAGTTTGATTTGGCACAGGCTCTGTCTGAAACAGAAAACAAGTTAGAAGAACTTGGACATAGCCAACTAGCAAAAGAAGTAGAGCTTGGATCAACACAACGCGCCGAACGAATAAAAGCTACCGCAGATGGAAATCACGCTAAAGGTCAAGCCTATGTTGCAAAGTTTACGAAATTCTGTATAGACCAGCCGCTTCTAAAGGCAAGCCTTGAGGAAGCGGCTAAGAATGCAAAAAACTTACGTGATATTGTTTACTCAGTTGGAAAAGCTTTCGGCAAAAAATTCCGGCCTTGGGAAGCTGTTAAGACTGGACAGTGGTTAGGTTTGAAAACTGCTGAATGGGCAGGAAAAGCACAAAAAGCATTACCTTTTATCGGAATAGCACTTGATCTTTATTTGCAATATCGAGAGGAGGAAGCCAAAGAAGAAAAAGCTCGGTACTTTGCTAGCCTCAGAATGTCTTTACGCAACGTATTTGCTGAACAGGCTAAACTTGAGGCCGAAGCTCTGGAGGCTGGAGTAGTGAAGGTCTCGGAGGGACCTGTTGCCGAAGCTTTAGCAAGTCTGGACAGTGCGGCTGAAGAAGTGAGTAACTCTGATATCAAGAATGCCGTTATGGCAAAAAAGATCGCCGCTTTACGTGAGCGTTGCACTCACCTGCGAACACAGATCATGGGTGGTGTCCGACTGGAAACAAGTGAAAGTTGA